In one Alnus glutinosa chromosome 12, dhAlnGlut1.1, whole genome shotgun sequence genomic region, the following are encoded:
- the LOC133851608 gene encoding F-box protein PP2-B15-like yields the protein MEGIEMLPGDCVSAILANTSPLDACRSSMVSSTFRSAAASDVVWERFLPADYEDVVSRLLTPLTYATKKELFLLLCSPVLIDGAKKSFKLEKSSGKISYLLSARELYIAWSNDPMYWSWRSIPESRFSEVAELRTTDWLEIHGKIKTETLSPNTTYVAYLVMKIYDRAYGLDPIPSEISVAVGDQICKATAYLRRRTGGDGKKQQMESLFYMNRIEMLRKRVIDEGDERLPSERGDGWMEIELGEFFNGDEDSQEVTMSLMEIKGYQLKGGLVIEGIEVRPKD from the exons ATGGAAGGGATAGAGATGTTGCCAGGAGACTGTGTATCCGCAATTCTTGCTAACACTTCTCCACTGGACGCATGCAGATCTTCGATGGTGTCGTCCACCTTTCGTTCGGCGGCAGCGTCCGATGTTGTTTGGGAGAGGTTCTTGCCGGCCGATTACGAGGATGTTGTCTCAAGGTTGCTCACCCCTTTGACGTATGCTACGAAGAaggagctttttcttcttctttgcagTCCGGTTCTCATAGATGGTGCTAAAAAG AGCTTCAAGTTAGAGAAATCATCTGGAAAAATATCTTATCTGCTGTCTGCAAGAGAACTTTACATAGCATGGAGCAACGATCCAATGTATTGGAGCTGGAGATCTATACCTGAATCAAG GTTCTCGGAAGTGGCTGAGCTCAGAACAACAGATTGGTTAGAAATCCATGGCAAAATCAAGACAGAAACTCTGTCACCAAACACGACATATGTTGCTTATCTTGTAATGAAAATATATGATCGTGCGTATGGGCTCGATCCAATACCGTCTGAAATATCAGTTGCAGTGGGCGACCAAATATGCAAGGCCACGGCTTATCTACGACGTCGGACTGGTGGAGATGGCAAGAAACAACAAATGGAGTCCCTGTTTTATATGAACCGCATCGAAATGTTGAGAAAGAGAGTGATAGATGAAGGAGATGAACGGCTCCCGAGTGAGAGAGGAGATGGGTGGATGGAGATTGAGCTGGGAGAGTTCTTCAATGGCGACGAAGATTCTCAGGAGGTGACGATGAGTTTGATGGAGATAAAgggttatcaattaaaaggagGACTTGTCATTGAAGGAATCGAAGTAAGGCCCAAAGACTAG
- the LOC133852661 gene encoding uncharacterized protein LOC133852661: protein MADQPPFPFKTHTGSHFFTTHLSRIHSHQTPPPTLSRRLFLPSVSGIWDALTGDNNAREAVSAIRRGMPLFRQGDVPGSLVEFDKAIELDPRQKAYLWQRGLSLYYLDRFEEGAEQFRLDVAHNPNDTEESIWCFLCEAQLCGVDEARKQFLEVGKDPRPIMWEAYNMFKNGGDPK, encoded by the exons ATGGCGG ACCAACCTCCATTTCCATTCAAAACGCACACTGGCTCACACTTCTTCACCACCCATCTTTCAAGAATTCATAGCCACCAAACCCCACCGCCAACACTATCCAGAAGATTGTTCCTTCCTTCAGTTTCTGGAATCTGGGACGCCTTAACTGGGGATAACAATGCCCGCGAAGCCGTTTCTGCCATTCGACGTGGAATGCCACTCTTTCGGCAG GGTGATGTGCCAGGTTCTTTGGTGGAATTCGATAAGGCAATTGAGTTGGATCCTCGTCAAAAGGCAT ATCTTTGGCAAAGGGGGCTGTCATTATACTATCTTGATAG GTTTGAAGAAGGGGCAGAGCAATTCCGGTTAGATGTTGCACATAATCCAAATGACACAGAGGAATCCATATGGTGCTTTCTTTGTGAAGCCCAATTATGTGGGGTTGACGAAGCAAGGAAACAGTTTCTTGAG GTTGGCAAAGATCCACGACCCATCATGTGGGAAGCCTATAACATGTTTAAAAATGGCGGGGATCCTAAATAG
- the LOC133851112 gene encoding uncharacterized protein LOC133851112 isoform X2 has product MAVTHILKPAISMSPSSHFTPSIPSPPFPFKTHTGSHFFTTHHSRIHSHQTPPPTLSRRLFLPSVSGIWDALTGGNNAREAVSAIRRGMLLFRQGDVPGSLVEFDKAIELDPRQKAYLWQRGLSLYYLDRFEEGAEQFRLDVAQNPNDTEESIWCFLCEAQLCGVDEARKKFLEVGKDPRPIMREAYNMFKNGGDPKKLVAAFSNGRENEYFYASLYAGLYYESEE; this is encoded by the exons ATGGCCGTGACCCACATCCTTAAACCCGCCATTTCCATGTCCCCTTCTTCACACTTCACTCCCTCTATACCCTCACCTCCATTTCCATTCAAAACGCACACTGGCTCACACTTCTTCACCACCCATCATTCAAGAATTCATAGCCACCAAACCCCACCGCCAACACTATCCAGAAGATTGTTCCTTCCTTCAGTTTCTGGAATCTGGGACGCCTTAACTGGGGGTAACAATGCCCGCGAAGCCGTTTCTGCCATTCGACGTGGAATGCTACTCTTTCGGCAG GGTGATGTGCCAGGTTCTTTGGTGGAATTCGATAAGGCAATTGAGTTGGATCCTCGTCAAAAGGCAT ATCTTTGGCAAAGGGGGCTGTCATTATACTATCTTGATAG GTTTGAAGAAGGGGCAGAGCAATTCCGGTTAGATGTTGCACAGAATCCAAATGACACAGAGGAATCCATATGGTGCTTTCTTTGTGAAGCTCAATTATGTGGAGTTGACGAAGCAAGGAAAAAGTTTCTTGAG GTTGGCAAAGATCCACGGCCCATCATGCGGGAAGCCTATAACATGTTTAAAAATGGCGGGGATCCTAAAAAG CTTGTTGCTGCATTTTCAAATGGCAGGGAGAATGAGTATTTCTATGCTTCTCTGTATGCTGGGCTTTATTACGAATCCGAG GAATGA
- the LOC133851112 gene encoding uncharacterized protein LOC133851112 isoform X1, which yields MAVTHILKPAISMSPSSHFTPSIPSPPFPFKTHTGSHFFTTHHSRIHSHQTPPPTLSRRLFLPSVSGIWDALTGGNNAREAVSAIRRGMLLFRQGDVPGSLVEFDKAIELDPRQKAYLWQRGLSLYYLDRFEEGAEQFRLDVAQNPNDTEESIWCFLCEAQLCGVDEARKKFLEVGKDPRPIMREAYNMFKNGGDPKKLVAAFSNGRENEYFYASLYAGLYYESEKKTDAAKLRILAAWQSPYGQRSDDYMASLARVHCLCRNWSSN from the exons ATGGCCGTGACCCACATCCTTAAACCCGCCATTTCCATGTCCCCTTCTTCACACTTCACTCCCTCTATACCCTCACCTCCATTTCCATTCAAAACGCACACTGGCTCACACTTCTTCACCACCCATCATTCAAGAATTCATAGCCACCAAACCCCACCGCCAACACTATCCAGAAGATTGTTCCTTCCTTCAGTTTCTGGAATCTGGGACGCCTTAACTGGGGGTAACAATGCCCGCGAAGCCGTTTCTGCCATTCGACGTGGAATGCTACTCTTTCGGCAG GGTGATGTGCCAGGTTCTTTGGTGGAATTCGATAAGGCAATTGAGTTGGATCCTCGTCAAAAGGCAT ATCTTTGGCAAAGGGGGCTGTCATTATACTATCTTGATAG GTTTGAAGAAGGGGCAGAGCAATTCCGGTTAGATGTTGCACAGAATCCAAATGACACAGAGGAATCCATATGGTGCTTTCTTTGTGAAGCTCAATTATGTGGAGTTGACGAAGCAAGGAAAAAGTTTCTTGAG GTTGGCAAAGATCCACGGCCCATCATGCGGGAAGCCTATAACATGTTTAAAAATGGCGGGGATCCTAAAAAG CTTGTTGCTGCATTTTCAAATGGCAGGGAGAATGAGTATTTCTATGCTTCTCTGTATGCTGGGCTTTATTACGAATCCGAG AAAAAAACTGATGCAGCCAAGCTTCGTATACTTGCTGCATGGCAGTCTCCTTATGGACAGAG GTCTGATGATTATATGGCTTCACTTGCCAGGGTTCACTGTCTTTGTCGAAATTGGAGTTCAAACTAA